From Zingiber officinale cultivar Zhangliang chromosome 5B, Zo_v1.1, whole genome shotgun sequence, the proteins below share one genomic window:
- the LOC121986325 gene encoding uncharacterized protein LOC121986325, whose protein sequence is MASTSLLADVALLGPPEIRRLAPPRPSAAPSEVSSDRFLALMDAGFNAAAPRPLMGLTENLSPTFLSSGDPCLDFFFQIVPGTPAPTVAGLLGSAWAKDAPTALKLACHLRGVRGTGKSDREGFYSSALWMHRHHPKTLALNLLPISGFGYLKDLPEILHRLVAGDDVREKAKAARPPRGPKRRGFGRRRFRFSGRHKSKKRQVTKKQVTKEERIAADLAKGKVLSAQAAEIRRRKRAEMAARAVERYARDPDYRFLHDRVADVFAELLSADLRNLGEGKLTKISLAAKWCPSLDSSYDLSILLCEAIARRLFPRDSHPDYASLEEEHYAYRVRDRLRREALVPLRRALELPEVYMSAGQWSVLPYNRVASVAMKNYKGIFTKHDRDRFAQYLSDVKKGTAKIAAGALLPHEILADAGDEVAELQWKRMVEDLAKKGSLSNCIAVCDVSGSMSGTPMEVCIALGLLISELSEDPWKGRVITFSERPQLHQIEGDSLTEKTAFIRSMEWGMNTDFQKVFDNILAVAVEGNLPREAMVRRVFVFSDMEFDVASANPWETDYEAVCRKFRKAGYGESVPEVVFWNLRDSRSTPVPSSQKGVALVSGFSKNLVKLFLEGDGILSPRAVMETAIAGKEYEKLMIFD, encoded by the coding sequence ATGGCATCTACGTCTCTTCTCGCCGACGTTGCTCTCCTAGGCCCGCCCGAGATCCGCCGCCTGGCTCCTCCTCGCCCCTCCGCGGCCCCATCGGAGGTGTCGTCCGATCGCTTCCTCGCCCTCATGGATGCGGGATTCAACGCCGCCGCGCCGCGTCCGCTCATGGGCCTTACGGAGAACCTCTCCCCCACTTTTCTCTCCTCCGGCGATCCGTGCCTCGACTTCTTCTTCCAGATCGTTCCGGGGACTCCGGCGCCGACTGTCGCAGGGCTCCTCGGCTCCGCCTGGGCGAAGGACGCTCCCACCGCTCTCAAGCTAGCATGCCACCTGCGTGGCGTCCGCGGCACCGGCAAGTCTGACCGCGAGGGTTTTTATTCATCGGCGTTGTGGATGCACCGCCACCATCCGAAGACTCTCGCGCTCAACCTCCTGCCCATTTCTGGCTTCGGATACCTGAAGGACTTGCCGGAGATCCTCCACCGCCTGGTCGCCGGCGACGATGTTCGTGAAAAGGCCAAGGCTGCGCGGCCACCACGTGGTCCAAAGCGCCGTGGCTTTGGCCGCCGTAGGTTCCGCTTTTCCGGCCGCCACAAGTCCAAGAAGCGCCAAGTGACGAAGAAGCAAGTTACGAAAGAGGAAAGGATCGCGGCCGATCTCGCAAAGGGGAAGGTCCTATCGGCGCAGGCAGCAGAAATCCGGCGGAGGAAGCGAGCCGAGATGGCGGCGCGAGCAGTCGAGCGCTACGCTCGCGACCCAGACTATCGCTTCCTCCACGACCGCGTCGCCGATGTCTTTGCCGAGCTCCTCTCAGCCGATCTCCGCAACCTCGGCGAGGGAAAGTTGACGAAGATCTCCCTCGCCGCCAAGTGGTGCCCTTCGCTCGACTCCTCGTACGATCTATCCATCCTCCTCTGCGAGGCCATAGCGCGGCGACTCTTTCCTCGGGACTCCCATCCCGACTACGCTTCGCTCGAGGAGGAGCATTACGCTTACCGCGTCCGCGATCGCCTCCGGCGAGAGGCGCTTGTTCCCCTGCGCCGCGCCCTCGAGCTCCCGGAGGTATACATGAGCGCCGGCCAGTGGAGCGTTCTCCCTTACAACCGCGTAGCTTCTGTGGCAATGAAAAACTACAAAGGGATTTTCACCAAGCACGATCGCGACCGCTTCGCCCAATATCTATCCGACGTTAAGAAGGGGACGGCCAAAATCGCCGCCGGGGCGCTCCTTCCCCACGAGATCCTAGCGGACGCCGGTGACGAGGTCGCGGAGCTGCAATGGAAGAGGATGGTCGAAGACCTCGCCAAGAAGGGTAGCCTAAGCAACTGCATCGCTGTGTGCGACGTCTCCGGCAGCATGTCCGGTACGCCGATGGAGGTATGCATCGCGCTCGGTCTCCTCATCTCCGAGCTCAGCGAAGATCCATGGAAGGGGCGGGTGATCACGTTCAGCGAGAGGCCGCAGCTGCACCAGATCGAGGGCGATTCTCTGACGGAGAAAACGGCGTTCATACGTAGCATGGAGTGGGGAATGAACACAGACTTCCAGAAAGTGTTCGATAATATCCTCGCGGTTGCCGTCGAGGGAAATCTGCCGCGGGAGGCGATGGTGCGGCGGGTGTTCGTGTTCAGCGACATGGAATTCGACGTGGCGTCTGCGAATCCTTGGGAAACGGACTACGAGGCGGTGTGCCGGAAGTTCCGGAAGGCAGGGTACGGGGAGTCGGTGCCGGAGGTGGTGTTCTGGAACCTTCGAGACTCCAGGTCGACGCCGGTGCCTTCCTCACAGAAGGGGGTGGCGCTGGTCAGCGGCTTTTCCAAGAATCTGGTGAAGCTGTTCTTAGAAGGAGACGGGATTCTCAGCCCGCGGGCAGTGATGGAGACGGCGATAGCCGGAAAGGAATACGAGAAGCTCATGATCTTCGATTGA